A genomic window from Chitinophaga pollutisoli includes:
- a CDS encoding RNA polymerase sigma-70 factor: MSNMGYSALSDKELMSLLAGDDARAFETLYQRHAGAMYAYAYKKVPVPAIVEDLLQEVFTNIYRRRAELSHIENIPSYLYNSLRNRIFNELRNSLLHEQHHQQLSNGQSADLHINYDLRALEKAFVAALDKLTERSREIFLLSRRDHLTYKEIAERLGISVKAVEKHMSRTLGVMREELKDFGVLGVVVIASGTLL; this comes from the coding sequence ATGTCGAACATGGGATATTCCGCACTGTCTGATAAGGAACTGATGTCGCTGCTGGCCGGAGACGATGCGCGCGCCTTCGAGACGCTGTACCAACGTCATGCCGGGGCGATGTATGCCTATGCTTACAAGAAGGTGCCGGTGCCCGCCATTGTGGAGGACCTCCTCCAGGAAGTTTTTACCAACATCTACCGCCGCCGGGCGGAACTGTCCCACATCGAAAACATTCCTTCGTATCTCTATAATTCCCTCCGCAACCGGATCTTCAACGAACTGCGGAATTCCCTGCTGCATGAGCAGCATCACCAGCAATTATCTAACGGGCAATCGGCCGATCTGCATATCAATTACGATTTGCGCGCGCTGGAGAAAGCCTTTGTCGCGGCGCTCGACAAGTTAACGGAGCGCAGCCGGGAAATATTCCTGCTTTCCCGCCGCGATCATCTCACGTACAAGGAAATCGCCGAGCGCCTGGGGATTTCCGTGAAAGCGGTGGAAAAGCACATGAGCCGTACCCTGGGCGTCATGCGGGAAGAGCTGAAGGATTTCGGGGTGTTGGGGGTGGTGGTGATCGCTTCGGGAACATTGCTGTAA
- a CDS encoding response regulator transcription factor, with protein MKILIIEDEKALGQSIAGYLQAEAYTCELVADKQSALQRIESFDYDCILLDISLPDGNGLQVLKALRASDKTDGVIIISARDGIEDRIQGLQLGADDYLVKPFHLSELSARIAAVIRRRRFSGSSILESAGLTVDTAARTVRVGTQAADLTRSEYDLLLYLLTNRNRVVSKHAIAEHLSGDGEGLFDNYDFIYAHMKNLKKKLIQAGWTDHIKAVYGMGYKLEAP; from the coding sequence ATGAAGATCCTCATCATCGAAGACGAAAAAGCCCTCGGCCAAAGCATTGCCGGATACCTCCAGGCGGAAGCATACACCTGCGAGCTGGTCGCCGATAAACAATCCGCCCTGCAACGTATTGAATCCTTCGATTACGACTGCATCCTGCTCGATATTTCCCTGCCCGACGGCAACGGCCTCCAGGTCCTCAAAGCCCTCCGCGCATCCGATAAAACCGATGGCGTCATCATCATCTCCGCCCGCGACGGGATCGAAGACCGCATCCAGGGCCTCCAGCTCGGAGCCGACGATTACCTCGTCAAACCCTTCCATCTCTCAGAACTTAGCGCCCGCATCGCCGCCGTCATCCGCCGCCGCCGTTTCTCCGGTTCCTCCATCCTCGAATCCGCCGGCCTCACCGTAGACACCGCCGCCAGAACCGTCCGCGTAGGCACCCAGGCAGCCGATCTCACCCGCTCCGAATACGATCTGCTCCTTTACCTGCTCACCAACCGCAACCGCGTCGTCTCCAAACACGCCATCGCCGAACACCTTTCCGGCGACGGCGAAGGCCTCTTCGATAATTACGATTTCATCTACGCCCACATGAAAAATCTCAAAAAGAAACTCATACAGGCCGGATGGACCGATCACATCAAAGCCGTTTACGGCATGGGGTACAAGCTCGAAGCACCCTGA
- a CDS encoding GNAT family N-acetyltransferase: MHIRKATPTDYPEIMRVWESSVLATHHFLTLSDFQLFKNIIPTQVLPVLDLYVAEEGRITGVLGVSGENLEMLFIDAGARGKGYGKALVEFAVNELHVTKVDVNEQNDQAVGFYLKSGFVQTGRSERDGMGKPYPLLHLAYVR; encoded by the coding sequence ATGCACATCAGAAAAGCTACCCCCACGGATTATCCGGAGATCATGCGCGTTTGGGAATCCTCCGTCCTGGCGACCCATCATTTTCTAACGCTAAGCGATTTTCAATTGTTTAAAAATATCATTCCCACGCAGGTGCTCCCGGTACTGGATCTCTACGTGGCTGAAGAAGGCCGCATAACCGGCGTCTTAGGTGTCTCCGGCGAGAACCTGGAAATGCTGTTCATCGACGCGGGCGCCCGCGGCAAAGGCTACGGGAAAGCATTGGTGGAATTCGCAGTGAACGAGCTGCACGTCACCAAAGTAGACGTGAACGAACAGAATGATCAGGCGGTGGGCTTTTATCTCAAATCAGGATTTGTACAAACGGGAAGATCGGAGCGCGACGGGATGGGGAAGCCGTATCCGTTGCTGCATTTGGCGTATGTCCGTTAA
- a CDS encoding TonB-dependent receptor, with translation MKLCLILMTVTVLQLQAAVGYSQNRFSIESRQIELKKLLEWIETKSSYRFLYNIKTFPAAEKVDVKFDNATLPAMLDRVLQGRSLTYRILDDGLVVISPAKQDEKITVKGKVLSPENNELIGVSIQLKGTSQGVATDERGNFSLQAPPNGVLIISYIGFQQQEVPINGRTQLPNIILQPSSSGLNEVVVLGYGQKQVRQSITGAISSIQTKELKQSPVANLTNALAGRLPGLITVQHSGRPGADYSQLFIRGINTTGSTNPLVVIDGLPRGNADLGQLDANEIESVSILKDASATALYGIQGANGIVLVTTRRGQEGPPNIQINAQTAMQQPVTFPRFLDSYQSAQLQNEAAKNDGMAPRWTEQELEYFRTGLKPYDYPNTDWYTEMVRDFSPQKTLNVNINGGSKYVRYFVSGSYLRQEPLYKHGNENIYGIKYKYDRFNFRSNIDITLDKNTDLQVDLASRLENRTSPSLDRVGQELYWVILSQMTNHLTPVKNPNGSIASGNMREDFYNLYGVLTQNGYLDAYWHSTSGSVALTRKLDFITPGLKLKGLFTFENYGDINVAFDQEFDSYRYKSKPGTHTGEYFQHRTATSLQRSGFSSGQRYYYYDLKLMYDRDFGKHSLGGLLLFNRNFRSQSGDLPRVYEGYVGRVTYNYDKRYYLEFNAGYNGSENFPVGKRYGFFPAASAAWMISSEDFMPKDGALSFLKLRFSHGYVGNDQIGGGRWLYMSDFSRSDGFTFGSVATGVGGYYESRIGNTAITWEKAAKTNLGFETGWLKDKIKFNVDLFRELRKDILTYAGTTPSYLGITADINRNRGRIINRGVEADLHLNMDVGRVGLFAKLNYQYVKNKILEMDEPKLQYAHQSITGLPIGYGLGYVAEGLFQSQAEIDRHARQTFAPLIPGDIKYKDIDGNGVINEADRVMMPLLNVPTSYFGATLGIDYKGLDVSALFQGALGGRQIYSAQLVWNYRESYRPFHEGRWTPENAANATFPALHYSESNMGNNFINSSYWVRKTDYVKLKNVEIGYRLPKHWTNKVKIKNARIYVNGMNLISWDNVRELGIDPESNAGDRWGWQPYPIMRVFNAGITINL, from the coding sequence ATGAAGCTATGCCTGATCCTCATGACCGTGACAGTCCTGCAGCTGCAGGCGGCTGTGGGATATTCGCAAAACCGGTTCTCCATCGAAAGCCGGCAGATCGAACTTAAAAAGCTCCTGGAGTGGATCGAAACGAAAAGCTCCTACCGCTTCCTGTACAATATCAAAACCTTCCCCGCCGCGGAAAAGGTAGACGTCAAATTCGACAACGCCACGCTTCCCGCCATGCTCGACCGCGTACTGCAGGGCCGCTCCCTCACCTACCGCATTCTCGACGACGGGCTGGTGGTGATCTCGCCCGCAAAACAGGACGAAAAGATCACCGTCAAAGGCAAAGTGCTTTCGCCCGAGAACAACGAACTGATCGGGGTCAGCATCCAGCTGAAGGGCACCAGCCAGGGCGTTGCTACCGACGAACGGGGCAACTTTAGCCTGCAGGCGCCTCCCAACGGCGTGCTCATCATTTCCTACATCGGTTTCCAGCAACAGGAGGTACCGATCAACGGCCGCACGCAGTTGCCCAACATCATCCTGCAGCCTTCCAGCTCCGGCCTGAACGAAGTGGTGGTGCTGGGTTACGGGCAGAAGCAGGTGCGCCAGAGCATTACGGGCGCCATCAGCAGCATCCAGACCAAAGAGCTGAAGCAAAGCCCGGTCGCCAACCTCACCAACGCCCTCGCCGGGCGGCTCCCCGGCCTCATCACGGTGCAGCACAGCGGGAGGCCGGGAGCGGACTATTCGCAATTGTTCATCCGGGGTATCAATACGACAGGATCGACCAATCCGCTCGTGGTGATCGACGGCCTCCCGCGCGGCAACGCCGATCTGGGGCAGCTCGACGCCAATGAGATCGAGTCCGTTTCCATCCTGAAAGACGCCTCCGCCACTGCGCTATACGGTATCCAGGGCGCCAACGGCATCGTGCTGGTGACGACGCGCCGCGGGCAGGAAGGGCCTCCCAATATCCAGATCAACGCGCAAACGGCCATGCAGCAGCCGGTTACCTTCCCCAGGTTCCTGGATTCCTACCAATCCGCCCAGCTGCAAAACGAAGCCGCGAAGAACGACGGCATGGCGCCCCGCTGGACCGAACAGGAGCTGGAATATTTCCGCACCGGCCTCAAACCTTATGATTATCCCAACACCGACTGGTACACAGAAATGGTGCGCGACTTCTCCCCGCAGAAAACGCTCAACGTGAACATCAACGGCGGTTCCAAATACGTGCGGTACTTCGTGTCGGGGTCGTACCTGCGCCAGGAGCCCCTGTACAAGCATGGCAACGAAAATATTTACGGCATCAAATACAAATACGACCGGTTCAACTTCCGCTCCAACATCGACATCACGCTGGACAAGAACACCGACCTGCAGGTAGACCTCGCATCCCGCCTGGAAAACCGTACCAGTCCTTCCCTGGACCGCGTGGGCCAGGAATTGTACTGGGTAATTTTGTCGCAGATGACGAATCATCTTACCCCGGTTAAAAATCCGAACGGCAGCATTGCGTCAGGGAATATGCGGGAAGATTTCTATAACCTGTACGGCGTCCTCACCCAGAACGGTTACCTCGACGCCTACTGGCATAGCACCAGCGGCTCGGTGGCGCTCACCCGCAAGCTGGATTTCATCACGCCGGGGCTGAAGTTGAAAGGGCTTTTCACGTTTGAGAATTACGGCGATATCAATGTAGCGTTTGACCAGGAGTTCGATTCGTACCGTTACAAATCGAAGCCCGGCACGCATACGGGAGAATATTTCCAGCACCGCACCGCCACCAGCCTGCAACGTTCGGGCTTCAGCAGCGGGCAGCGGTATTATTACTACGACCTGAAACTGATGTACGACCGTGATTTCGGGAAACATTCGCTGGGCGGGCTGCTCCTCTTCAACCGGAACTTCCGCTCCCAATCCGGCGATCTACCCCGCGTATATGAAGGCTATGTGGGCCGTGTAACGTACAACTACGATAAAAGATATTACCTCGAGTTCAATGCCGGGTACAACGGTTCGGAGAACTTCCCGGTGGGCAAACGTTATGGTTTCTTCCCTGCGGCTTCTGCGGCCTGGATGATCAGCAGCGAGGATTTCATGCCGAAAGACGGCGCCCTCAGCTTCCTGAAGCTTCGCTTCTCGCACGGTTATGTGGGTAACGACCAGATCGGCGGCGGCCGCTGGTTGTACATGTCCGACTTCTCGCGCAGCGACGGCTTCACTTTCGGCAGCGTGGCTACCGGCGTGGGCGGATACTACGAAAGCCGCATCGGCAACACCGCCATCACCTGGGAGAAAGCCGCCAAAACCAACCTTGGTTTTGAAACGGGCTGGTTGAAAGACAAGATCAAATTCAACGTCGACCTTTTCCGCGAACTGAGGAAAGACATCCTGACCTACGCCGGCACCACTCCTTCGTACCTCGGCATCACCGCAGACATCAACCGTAACCGCGGCCGCATCATCAACCGCGGCGTGGAAGCCGACCTGCACCTCAATATGGACGTGGGGCGCGTGGGGCTGTTCGCCAAGCTTAATTACCAGTATGTGAAAAATAAGATACTGGAGATGGATGAGCCCAAGCTGCAATATGCACATCAGAGCATTACCGGTTTGCCCATCGGTTATGGATTGGGATATGTGGCGGAAGGATTATTTCAATCGCAGGCAGAGATTGACCGGCATGCCCGCCAGACTTTCGCGCCGCTTATTCCCGGCGACATCAAATACAAGGATATCGACGGCAATGGTGTGATCAACGAAGCCGACCGGGTGATGATGCCTTTGCTGAACGTGCCTACCAGTTACTTCGGCGCAACGCTTGGCATCGACTACAAGGGTTTGGACGTAAGCGCCCTCTTCCAGGGAGCGCTCGGCGGCCGGCAGATTTATTCCGCCCAGCTGGTGTGGAACTACCGCGAAAGCTACCGTCCTTTCCACGAAGGCCGCTGGACGCCGGAGAATGCCGCCAACGCCACCTTCCCGGCGCTGCACTATTCCGAAAGCAATATGGGTAACAACTTCATCAATTCCAGCTACTGGGTACGCAAGACGGATTACGTGAAACTGAAAAACGTGGAAATCGGGTACCGCCTGCCGAAGCACTGGACCAATAAAGTGAAGATCAAGAACGCCCGTATTTACGTGAACGGCATGAACCTCATCAGCTGGGACAACGTGCGCGAACTGGGCATCGATCCGGAATCCAATGCGGGCGACCGCTGGGGCTGGCAGCCTTATCCCATCATGCGCGTTTTCAACGCCGGAATCACCATCAACCTCTAA
- a CDS encoding RagB/SusD family nutrient uptake outer membrane protein, translating into MKIAIITKRFIWLLLPALFACNKNFLDRKPSDKITEAEVFRNIENAEKFVNVIYQSLPNLFKPGSAWMLSSATDETNQAIDASATNPDAGSFNNSSMSPAAFPMQGQWTEFYGKIRSCNLFLANYNNIPNDPNYPERKARMRGEVLMLRAYYYFQLVIRWGKVPLMTEVQNPFDNPDDIYYKRNSIDEVMQAIVRDLDEAAPLLPANYSARPNNWGRASKAIALALKGRVLLYHASPLFTPVRSQARWDLAADACRAALDTALKNGYVLNGNYSDAFTQYFNREVIWSRPAPGAYRDGGLDQELNPRGAGGYGNINPLQELVDDYEMKPTGLAITDPASGYNPQRPYDNRDPRFYATILYPGAMWKGRTLDPNDADAPRPGQVTTNYWPRKYLLESVNLFNLTGATDRKWVLIRLAELYLNYAEAQFEAKGAGTNVLDAINAVRGRVDMPAFNGGNEDVVRAKIRNERRIELALEDHRFWDVRRWKIAETVDNRDVHGVKVTGQGNVTYEYPVVEKRKFTNTLDRDYWLPVPQNEIDKVSGRNDEFKQNPGW; encoded by the coding sequence ATGAAAATAGCAATCATAACGAAGCGGTTCATCTGGCTGTTGCTGCCCGCTCTGTTCGCATGCAACAAGAACTTCCTCGACCGGAAACCCAGCGACAAGATCACCGAAGCGGAAGTGTTCCGGAATATCGAGAACGCTGAGAAGTTCGTGAACGTCATTTACCAGAGCCTTCCCAACCTCTTCAAACCCGGGAGCGCGTGGATGCTGAGCAGCGCCACCGACGAAACCAACCAGGCGATCGACGCATCGGCGACGAATCCGGATGCCGGGAGTTTCAATAACTCTTCCATGAGCCCGGCGGCCTTCCCCATGCAGGGCCAATGGACGGAGTTTTATGGAAAGATCCGATCCTGCAATCTCTTCCTCGCCAACTACAACAACATCCCCAACGATCCGAATTACCCGGAACGCAAGGCCCGCATGCGCGGCGAAGTGCTGATGCTCCGCGCGTACTATTACTTCCAGCTGGTGATCCGCTGGGGTAAAGTGCCGTTGATGACGGAAGTGCAAAACCCTTTCGACAATCCGGACGACATTTACTACAAACGCAATTCCATCGACGAAGTGATGCAGGCGATTGTCCGCGATCTGGACGAAGCCGCGCCGTTGCTGCCGGCAAATTACTCCGCCCGGCCAAACAACTGGGGCCGTGCGAGCAAAGCCATCGCGCTGGCGTTGAAGGGAAGGGTGCTGCTGTATCATGCCAGCCCGCTTTTCACGCCCGTGCGGTCGCAGGCCCGTTGGGACCTCGCCGCCGACGCCTGCCGCGCCGCGCTCGACACCGCCCTGAAAAACGGCTATGTGCTGAACGGCAATTACAGCGACGCGTTCACCCAGTACTTCAACCGCGAAGTGATCTGGAGCCGTCCGGCCCCGGGTGCTTACCGCGATGGCGGCCTCGACCAGGAACTGAATCCCCGCGGCGCCGGTGGATACGGCAATATCAATCCCCTGCAAGAGCTGGTAGATGATTACGAAATGAAGCCGACCGGCCTGGCCATCACCGATCCCGCATCCGGCTACAACCCGCAGCGGCCATACGACAACCGCGACCCGCGCTTCTACGCCACCATCCTCTACCCCGGAGCCATGTGGAAAGGCCGCACGCTGGACCCCAACGACGCCGACGCACCGAGACCCGGCCAGGTAACCACCAACTACTGGCCCCGCAAATATCTCCTCGAAAGCGTGAACCTCTTCAACCTCACCGGCGCCACCGACCGCAAATGGGTACTCATCCGGCTGGCAGAGCTGTATCTCAACTACGCCGAAGCGCAGTTCGAAGCGAAAGGCGCAGGCACCAATGTACTCGACGCCATCAATGCCGTACGCGGCAGGGTAGACATGCCCGCTTTCAACGGTGGAAACGAAGACGTTGTGCGCGCCAAAATCCGTAACGAAAGGAGGATCGAGCTGGCGCTGGAAGATCACCGCTTCTGGGACGTGCGCCGCTGGAAGATCGCCGAAACCGTCGACAACCGCGATGTACACGGCGTAAAAGTAACCGGCCAGGGGAACGTGACGTATGAATATCCCGTGGTGGAGAAACGCAAATTCACCAACACCCTGGACCGCGATTACTGGCTGCCGGTTCCGCAAAACGAGATCGACAAAGTATCCGGCCGTAATGATGAATTCAAACAAAACCCCGGATGGTAA
- a CDS encoding FecR domain-containing protein, which translates to MNDQQLLQLLDKYLRNDCTPEEQQALESWLERYASPYREAAPPAPRLAAVYDSITARLQAEGEITGASQAPVRRLRWWKPAAAAAILIAAATTFFLTSRQPELLTASAPAGENTFVELPDGSRVWLNARSSLRYPGNMGSGSRTVHLSGEGYFEVAPDQQHPFEIHTEELAVQVLGTSFNLKAYAEDAELETTLVDGKVAVSLRSDPSRRQLLAPGQKLLLTRKTTAGATGSDWGDFYAQLQNNTKTKDTIATESLWRKGRLQFRDQSFSELAKTMERWYNKRIVIEDASLNDNRFSGEFRKEDITQALKALQIIATFTYDMRGDTVFIQQ; encoded by the coding sequence ATGAACGATCAACAACTGCTGCAACTGCTGGACAAATACCTCCGCAACGACTGTACACCGGAAGAGCAACAGGCCCTGGAATCCTGGCTGGAAAGGTACGCGTCTCCATACCGGGAGGCCGCTCCGCCCGCGCCCAGGCTCGCGGCCGTATACGACAGCATCACTGCCCGGTTGCAGGCGGAAGGCGAGATAACCGGCGCGTCTCAGGCTCCGGTCCGCCGCCTTCGCTGGTGGAAGCCCGCCGCCGCAGCCGCTATCCTCATCGCCGCTGCCACTACGTTCTTCCTCACTTCCCGACAACCTGAATTGCTTACCGCCTCCGCTCCCGCCGGCGAAAACACTTTCGTGGAACTGCCCGACGGCAGCCGCGTATGGCTCAACGCCCGCAGCAGCCTCCGATATCCCGGCAACATGGGCAGCGGCAGCCGCACGGTGCACCTCAGCGGGGAAGGGTATTTCGAAGTAGCCCCCGACCAGCAACATCCCTTCGAGATCCATACGGAAGAACTGGCCGTCCAGGTACTGGGCACCTCCTTCAATCTCAAAGCCTACGCAGAAGACGCCGAGCTGGAAACCACGCTGGTGGACGGGAAAGTGGCCGTATCCCTGCGAAGCGATCCCTCGCGCCGCCAACTCCTCGCACCCGGCCAGAAGCTCCTCCTCACCCGGAAAACTACCGCCGGCGCCACCGGCAGCGACTGGGGCGACTTCTATGCCCAACTGCAAAACAACACCAAAACAAAAGATACCATCGCCACGGAATCGCTCTGGCGGAAAGGACGGCTCCAGTTCCGGGACCAATCCTTCTCCGAACTGGCCAAAACCATGGAAAGATGGTACAATAAACGCATCGTTATCGAAGACGCATCACTCAACGACAACCGGTTTTCAGGGGAATTCCGGAAGGAAGACATCACGCAGGCCCTCAAAGCCCTGCAAATCATCGCCACCTTCACGTACGACATGAGAGGCGACACCGTTTTTATTCAGCAATAA
- a CDS encoding HAMP domain-containing sensor histidine kinase, giving the protein MKLLNKTLQYYFWLSIVLLMVAIPVFYYVLQRIVISNIDASLEATKTQLIPRLRVMEFQPGAPQPRLDDGITLEKAPTRPGSDSLYTSDRHRLLTSYLVINRETYRLQIKSSLADHQRLIGSIIILQSVVLILLLTGLLLINQSLARRIWKPFYQTLRKLRAYKVDDPAPLQLAPSNISEFKELNTAVEQLAERSRQSYLSQKEFAENASHELRTPLAVFQGKLDLLMQTNPLTEDQAALISELADASHRMARLNKGLLLLTRIQNGQFPETADVSVRDTARHLLGQYEPQIAQKRLSVEEDWLDELKVNMSPNLLEVLLGNLLSNAIRHNVAGGKLLVKGANGTLTVSNTGQPYPLQEDRIFQRFAKNSKDADSVGLGLEIVRKICDLYGFEVKYSWEGGLHNFHVIMKR; this is encoded by the coding sequence ATGAAGCTGCTCAACAAAACCCTGCAATATTATTTCTGGTTGTCCATCGTGCTCCTCATGGTGGCCATCCCTGTTTTTTATTACGTGCTGCAACGCATCGTGATCTCCAACATCGACGCCAGCCTGGAAGCCACCAAAACCCAGCTCATCCCGCGCCTCCGCGTTATGGAGTTCCAGCCCGGCGCCCCGCAGCCCCGGCTCGATGATGGCATCACCCTCGAAAAAGCGCCCACCCGCCCCGGCAGCGATTCGCTCTACACTTCCGACAGGCACCGCCTGCTCACATCCTACCTCGTCATCAACCGCGAAACCTACCGCCTGCAAATCAAATCCTCGCTGGCCGATCACCAACGGCTGATCGGGAGTATCATCATCCTGCAATCCGTGGTGCTGATCCTGCTGCTGACGGGCCTTTTACTTATCAACCAATCCCTCGCGCGCCGCATCTGGAAACCCTTTTACCAAACGCTCCGGAAATTGCGGGCGTACAAGGTCGATGATCCTGCCCCCCTGCAGCTGGCGCCTTCCAACATCAGCGAGTTCAAAGAACTGAATACCGCGGTGGAACAGCTGGCGGAAAGAAGCCGGCAATCCTATCTCTCCCAAAAAGAATTCGCGGAAAACGCTTCCCACGAACTGCGCACCCCGCTAGCTGTTTTCCAGGGAAAGCTCGACTTGCTCATGCAAACCAACCCGCTGACCGAAGACCAGGCCGCGCTTATCAGCGAACTGGCAGATGCCAGCCATCGCATGGCCCGGTTGAATAAAGGCCTCCTCCTCCTTACGCGCATCCAGAACGGGCAATTCCCCGAAACGGCGGATGTCTCCGTCCGCGATACGGCCCGCCATCTCCTCGGCCAATACGAACCGCAGATCGCGCAAAAGCGGCTGAGCGTGGAGGAAGACTGGCTGGATGAACTGAAAGTGAATATGAGCCCCAATCTCCTGGAAGTCCTGCTCGGCAACCTGCTCTCCAACGCCATCCGGCATAATGTGGCGGGCGGGAAGCTGCTGGTGAAGGGCGCCAACGGCACGCTGACCGTTTCCAACACCGGCCAGCCCTATCCGCTGCAGGAAGACCGCATCTTCCAGCGCTTCGCCAAAAACAGCAAAGACGCTGATTCTGTGGGGCTCGGCCTGGAGATCGTCCGCAAAATCTGCGACCTGTACGGATTCGAAGTGAAATACTCCTGGGAAGGCGGGCTGCACAACTTCCACGTGATAATGAAACGTTAA
- a CDS encoding response regulator: MNSIPDLRVILIDDNDIDLLLHERLISIQQISRTILSFSNANKALEFLSSNITLPHIPPTVILLDIQMPEMDGFEFLRSFDSYPQKIKNQCYIIMVSSSLDFGDISRTNANPMVIRLLKKPLQPKELKDVIEGIFRDQH; encoded by the coding sequence ATGAATTCGATACCTGATCTCCGCGTAATATTAATCGACGATAACGACATCGATCTGCTCCTGCATGAACGGTTAATTTCCATTCAGCAGATCAGCCGCACGATCCTGTCTTTCAGCAATGCCAACAAAGCGCTGGAGTTTCTGTCCAGCAACATCACCCTGCCCCACATCCCGCCCACCGTCATCCTCCTTGATATCCAGATGCCGGAAATGGACGGTTTCGAGTTTCTCCGTTCTTTCGATTCTTATCCCCAGAAGATCAAGAACCAGTGTTATATCATCATGGTATCGTCGTCCCTGGATTTCGGGGATATTTCCCGCACCAACGCCAATCCGATGGTGATCCGCCTGTTGAAGAAGCCCCTCCAGCCCAAGGAGCTAAAGGATGTCATTGAGGGCATTTTCCGCGATCAGCACTAA
- a CDS encoding trypsin-like peptidase domain-containing protein, which yields MNKKKLFTGLLIAGAVVAGGFALSGKAGRLSDGIAFNDSQPLIQTAYTGPASAQPTDFEKAAGNAVPSVVHIRTVVKFKQSAQQQQFEGMDDDIFRHFFGEGGPRRQYNRPDQKASGSGVIISPDGFIVTNNHVVDGASEITVTLTDRKNYKAEVIGTDPNTDLALIKIDAKNLPAIPVGNSDDVRLGQWVLAIGYPLNLDVTVTQGIISAKSRSIGINRQGSAPVEAFLQTDAAVNPGSSGGALVNTNGELVGINSAIASPTGAYAGYAYSIPSNLMKKVINDIKQFGSVQRGYLGISMAPDNLDDAQKKELGITANNTDGVYVIGTDPAGAAAAAGVKKGDVITSVNGSAVHSGSELSEQIARLKPGDKVAISLLRNGAESKVEATLKGKLGNMTAGSNTTVSALGADFAALSRQDAARMGIAGGVQVQSLEEGGLLDEQTNMKEGFVITRVGGIAVRTVDELKAALARQNGNFQIEGTYPGSGKTYYYGINEN from the coding sequence ATGAACAAAAAGAAACTCTTCACAGGCCTCCTGATCGCAGGAGCCGTAGTAGCCGGCGGTTTCGCCCTCAGCGGAAAGGCCGGCAGACTTTCGGACGGTATCGCTTTCAATGATTCCCAGCCCCTGATTCAAACAGCATATACAGGCCCGGCTTCGGCCCAGCCTACTGATTTTGAGAAAGCGGCGGGTAATGCGGTCCCTTCCGTCGTGCATATCCGCACAGTTGTTAAATTCAAACAATCCGCGCAGCAGCAGCAGTTTGAAGGGATGGACGATGATATCTTCCGCCACTTCTTCGGCGAAGGCGGCCCGCGCCGGCAGTACAACCGCCCCGACCAGAAAGCTTCCGGATCGGGCGTGATCATCAGTCCCGACGGCTTTATCGTGACCAATAACCACGTGGTCGACGGCGCTTCCGAGATCACCGTTACCCTCACCGACCGCAAGAATTACAAAGCGGAAGTAATCGGCACCGATCCCAACACCGATCTGGCGCTGATCAAAATCGACGCTAAAAACCTGCCCGCCATCCCCGTCGGCAACTCCGACGATGTGCGCCTGGGCCAATGGGTGCTGGCTATCGGCTATCCCCTCAACCTCGACGTAACCGTTACGCAAGGGATCATCAGCGCCAAATCGCGCAGCATCGGCATCAACCGCCAGGGCTCTGCCCCCGTGGAAGCCTTCCTGCAAACCGACGCGGCCGTGAACCCCGGCAGCAGCGGCGGCGCATTGGTGAACACGAACGGCGAACTGGTAGGCATCAACTCCGCTATCGCATCGCCCACGGGCGCTTATGCGGGATACGCTTACTCCATCCCGTCGAACCTCATGAAAAAAGTGATCAACGATATCAAACAATTCGGCAGCGTGCAGCGCGGCTACCTGGGCATCTCCATGGCGCCCGATAATCTCGACGACGCGCAGAAAAAAGAACTCGGCATCACCGCCAACAATACCGACGGCGTTTATGTAATCGGTACCGATCCCGCGGGCGCTGCGGCTGCGGCGGGTGTGAAGAAAGGCGACGTGATCACTTCGGTGAACGGCAGCGCGGTGCATTCCGGCTCTGAACTTTCCGAACAGATCGCAAGGCTCAAGCCCGGCGACAAGGTAGCCATCTCCTTGCTGCGCAATGGCGCGGAAAGCAAAGTGGAAGCAACTTTGAAAGGAAAACTCGGCAATATGACCGCAGGCAGCAATACTACAGTGAGCGCGCTGGGAGCTGATTTTGCAGCCCTCTCACGCCAGGATGCGGCCCGGATGGGTATTGCAGGCGGCGTGCAGGTACAATCGCTTGAAGAAGGCGGCCTGCTGGATGAGCAAACGAATATGAAGGAAGGATTTGTGATTACCCGGGTGGGCGGCATCGCCGTGCGCACGGTAGACGAACTGAAAGCGGCCCTGGCGCGTCAGAACGGTAATTTCCAGATCGAAGGGACGTACCCCGGCAGCGGGAAAACGTATTATTACGGTATCAATGAAAATTAA